A stretch of the Macrobrachium nipponense isolate FS-2020 chromosome 23, ASM1510439v2, whole genome shotgun sequence genome encodes the following:
- the LOC135197229 gene encoding uncharacterized protein LOC135197229 — protein MTTFSVNHAEYQATNGYFCYAYDSCSVTLVKDYPWWKADLQKTYFVSALIVKPRDDNYDFKDVEIRFGNSPTISQNPIFSTHTGATPPAGTVLTFEPPNPMEGRYLSFQSTTTTVAISICEVQIIEA, from the coding sequence ATGACGACTTTTTCCGTGAATCACGCTGAATACCAGGCCACCAATGGATATTTCTGCTATGCATACGATTCCTGCAGTGTCACTCTTGTCAAGGATTATCCCTGGTGGAAGGCCGATCTCCAGAAAACCTATTTCGTCTCAGCCCTCATCGTGAAACCAAGAGACGACAACTACGACTTCAAAGACGTCGAGATACGATTTGGGAATTCGCCTACGATCAGCCAGAACCCAATATTTAGCACCCACACAGGAGCGACACCTCCTGCCGGCACCGTCCTCACTTTTGAGCCTCCGAATCCCATGGAAGGAAGGTACCTCTCCTTCCAGTCAACTACAACAACTGTCGCTATTTCCATATGCGAGGTGCAGATCATTGAGGCTTAA